A single window of Rana temporaria chromosome 1, aRanTem1.1, whole genome shotgun sequence DNA harbors:
- the COQ5 gene encoding 2-methoxy-6-polyprenyl-1,4-benzoquinol methylase, mitochondrial, whose translation MAAPMRAVSRCWRPWWRRGTGVCLFSQDTHSSGRDTHFGFQTVSEEEKGEKVYHVFESVAQKYDIMNDSMSLGIHRLWKDWLIRHMNPTPGTQLLDVAGGTGDIAFRFINYIRAQREKLIRNQLKSQQNLSWSDISKSYSHDQLGSLMGSQAVICDINKEMLKVGKEKLLQLGYSEGLSWVAGDAEELPFADEKFDVYTIAFGIRNVTHIEKALEEAYRVLKPGGRFLCLEFSQVNNPLLARLYDLYSFQVIPVLGEVIAGDWKSYQYLVESIRRFPPQEEFKEMIEDTGFFKVNYHNLTSGVVAVHSGFKL comes from the exons ATGGCGGCGCCCATGAGAGCAGTGAGCCGGTGTTGGCGGCCATGGTGGAGGAGGGGGACAGGTGTCTGTCTGTTCTCTCAGGACACACACAGCTCGGGGAGGGACACTCACTTCGGCTTCCAGACCGTGtctgaggaggagaagggggagaaag TTTATCATGTATTTGAGAGTGTTGCTCAGAAATACGACATTATGAATGATTCAATGAGCCTGGGAATTCATCGATTGTGGAAAGACTGGCTGATACGTCATATGAATCCCACTCCTGGCACTCAGCTGCTAGACGTGGCAGGAGGGACAG gagataTTGCATTTCGCTTTATCAATTACATACGTGCACAAAGGGAGAAGCTGATTCGCAACCAGTTAAAATCTCAGCAGAATCTGTCCTGGTCAGATATCTCAAAATCATACAGCCATGATCAGCTAGGGTCATTGATGGGATCCCAGGCTGTTATCTGTGATATAAATAAGGAGATGTTGAAAGTTGGAAAAGAGAAGTTACTGCAATTGGGTTACTCTGAAG GTTTGTCTTGGGTAGCTGGTGATGCTGAGGAACTGCCCTTTGCTGATGAGAAGTTTGATGTTTATACCATTGCCTTTGGGATTCGAAATGTGACCCATATAGAGAAA gctctTGAAGAAGCATATCGTGTGTTAAAACCAGGAGGAAGGTTCTTATGTCTGGAATTCAGCCAAGTCAATAATCCATTACTAGCAAG GCTTTATGATCTGTATAGTTTCCAGGTTATACCGGTGCTGGGAGAAGTCATAGCCGGAGACTGGAAATCTTATCAATATTTAGTAGAGAGTATCCGACGCTTCCCTCCGCAG GAGGAATTTAAAGAGATGATTGAAGATACTGGCTTTTTCAAGGTGAACTATCACAACCTAACATCAGGTGTCGTTGCTGTTCACTCAGGTTTTAAATTATGA